The sequence TGGCCCAGTACCACACAGCCACATGCACTGTGTATGGCACCTAATGCCATGGAGCAATACTTGCTAGAGGGCATAGGAAGCGGTTCCAATGCTGAAGGGATCTGAACCGTTGCAGGCACTGGCGACTGCTGAAACCCTCTAGGAGAAGCTGGGGGTGGATGAACACATGACTGGCAGCCGGATCTCCTCAGTGCTATACCTGGCGCTAACCCAAACTGGCTCCATAGCCTTGGGCGACTTGCCCAACTCCTCTTCCTTGGCTTCCCCGTCAGTAAGCTGGGGACACTTGTTTAGGCACCCCAGTCCTCCAATGTACACAGATGAGCAGCCCCACGAGATCTGTGCACATGAAGGAATTAAGGGACCTAGTTCTGTGCTTGTGTTACAGTTGCAGCAGCCAATGAATATGCCTGTCGGGGTCTGGACAGGATGGAGGAGCAGCTGCCCATCCTGCAGCAGCCGATTGAGAAGGTAACCACACGAGTGTCACAGCTGGTCCTGGAGCAGGATGAGGCTGTGGGCCCTTCACTTCCACTAGGTGTTCAGTGACCTCTTCTGACCCCTTTTCCTCTAGGTGGCTTTGGATGCCCAAGACCTAGTGCGTGTCACAATGGTGGGTGCCAGGGATGCAGTTTGCAGCACGGTCACAGAGGCGAAGGATGCGGTGACCAGCATGGTGGGTGTGGCCCAAGGGGCTGTCCAGGAGAGCGTGGAGGTGACCAAATCTGCCGTGACCAGCAGCATGAGCACAGTGATGGGTTCCAGCATAGGGCAGATGGCTGCGAGTGCAATAGACGCAGCATTGGGGAAATCTGAGGAGCTGGTGGACCACTACCTTCCCATGACCGAGGAGGAGCTGGGTAAGAACCCCTCTGCTGAATACATAGCCATGTGATCCTGGTGTCTTGGGGCATGGCTTGGACTCTCAAATGTTCACAGCTGAGCTGCCAAAAGAGCTACCTCTCCTTCGGGCTCCCTTGCCACCTAGCTTGGCTGCTAGCCCTCCCCTTGTTCCTTCATGCTGGGCCCGCTGCTAGTCCAGCCTCCTTCTATCAGGCAGGGCTAACGGCTCTGATGCTGCTCCTTGTGTAGCTGCCTGCTGCCTTACTGGTCGGTGCTGCAGGGCATCCAAACGTGCCTTGGGAAAGATACCATAGGTCACAAGCTTTGGGAGGGCTGAACGCATCCCTGCCCTGTATCCTGGCCCTACCAACTGGTGGTGCAAGTATATTTTTTAACTCTTTTTATAATACGGCAACTCATGGGAGGGACCCAAAAGGGGGGGAGGGCACAAGCCCCACATGTGACTCCCCCCAAACGACCCCACCCTGCcttgtgcgggggggaggggggctcgaCAGACCCCCAGACAGGAGAGGCAACTAGGTGGAAGGGCTGGGCGGGGGCAACTGGGGGCGGTACAACCACAccggaggagctgccagcgttctgctcctttcgctgtTGCAGTTCCTGAGAGCCCCGCAGTGTTCAGCGGATACCGAATGTCTTTTTCTGGTCCAGCACACCAGCAACTAATGACTTAATGGTACGGTGTACCTGACGGTATTGGCTGGTTTGCACCACTGCTGCCAACTGacccctgaccccttccccctTCCAGCTGAGCTTGCCACAACACCCGTGGAGGGGTCTGGAGAGGCTCCTGTGGAGCAGCGGAGTTACTACGTGCGTCTGGGTTCCCTTTCGAGCACGCTGCGCCAGCGAGCCTACCAGCACGCCCTGGGCAAGATGAGACAAGCCAGGCAGCGCACCCTGGAGGccctctcccagctccagcaAATCATTGACCTGGTAGGAACACGACCCCTCTCCCTTGCCCTGTAGCTGCTGTGGCTCACGGTCTCTGCAGCCTTCCCATGCTCGGTGCCATTGGCACTGTTCGTTCCCGGGCCCAGGAGTGTCGCTGCAGTggtgctgcctgcctgctgcccaCATGTAGCTGTGAGAGAGGTTCCCTGGCCAGCCgcctcctgctcttcccagctAACTGCACTCTCCTCCTGCAGATCAACCATGCCAAGCAGGCTGTAGATCAGAAGCTTCACAATGGCCAGGACCGTCTGCACCAGATGTGGCTCCAGTGCTGCAGGGGGAAGTTGGAAGGGCAGAAGGAACCAGACTCCGCAAAGGTATTCTCCTCCTTCTCGCCCTGACAGCCTTGCTCCAGCGAACTCCCCCCATCTGTAGGGGTGACTTGCAGATACTCTagtctccctctttctctttccAGCAGGTTGAAGCTCAGGCTCTAGCCACGTCCCAGAGCCTCACCCAGCAACTGAAAACCACTTGCCTTACTCTCCTGGGCAGCATCCAGGGCCTTCCCAGCACTATCCAGGACAAGGCTCAGCAGGTCTCGAGCAGTATAGAAGAGCTCCAGGCCTCCTTCTCCAGTGCCAGCTGTTTCCAGGATCTGTCCAGCAGTGCCCTTGCCCGGGGTCGGGAGATGGTGACCAAGGCCCAGGAGTCCCTGGATGAGCTGCTGGAATACGTCATGCAGAACATTCCCCTGGACTGGATCGTGGGACCCTTCGCTCCCGCTGGAGACTCCACCAGCTCATCAGGACAcggtggggaggaaggaaagaaggtGGAGGCCTGAAGGGCTCCATTCCCCTGCTGCTGGAAGGAATCCAGCTCAATTGCTTGCATAGCTAGTGTGGGGTCTCCTCGCTGAGGCTGCAGATGCAAGAGCTGACATCAGTCCACCTTCTGCAGAATTAAAGAACCTGTACGTCATTTCCCAGGCACACATCCCCAAACCATTTATTACCAGTTACAGGGTGGCATCACTAGTCATGCAGGACTGCATCCCTTGCAGGGCTAGTCTGCTTCTCTCAGGACATGGATTGTAACTGACAGGCATATGTACAGAGGAAGACAGCTGAAGTGCTCctgagcttgattttttttccctagctTTCTAATGTGTAAAACTAGGGTTTAACGTCGCAATAAACCTCAAGTGCATTCAAATTGCTGTCTGCTGAATGTGATTCCCTCCCTGGCTTGTGCTCTATACAGACATGTACTGTACACGTGACCCAATCCCCCTCCTTCTTCCCACACTCCCATACCCCCTTTTTCTCTGGCAGGGCTCCAGAATGGCTTAGCTCATCTCCTGGCTGAAGGCATCTCTTCAGGTGCCTCCATCTGACGCTCTTCCATTGCGACTTTTCTCAAGTAGGAGGCAACAGCCCTTTGAGAACACTCGTCTGGCTTCCAGTGGGTAGCAAGGCAACATTGCAGACGCTGAGACCAACTAACCGAGGGAAAGACCCAGGTTGTTGAGATAGGGCACTATGGCCTTGAGGGGAAATGGGGTGCGTGGAGAACTGAGAACCTACTATTGGTAATGAGCGAAGTTAAAAGGGTAACATACAGTTGTGGGAGACTGCCAGGCCTTGCCTCTAGTCCAGTGCAAGAAGCTCAACAGGTTGGCAGTCTCTAGCAAAAGAGATGGT is a genomic window of Dermochelys coriacea isolate rDerCor1 chromosome 5, rDerCor1.pri.v4, whole genome shotgun sequence containing:
- the LOC119856384 gene encoding perilipin-3-like isoform X5, with the protein product MSAKENEPQVEIQAEEQQTAADRVAGLPLVSSACEMASASYAATKETHPAIKAVCEVAETGVRAIASAAITRAQPILDQLEPQVAAANEYACRGLDRMEEQLPILQQPIEKVALDAQDLVRVTMVGARDAVCSTVTEAKDAVTSMVGVAQGAVQESVEVTKSAVTSSMSTVMGSSIGQMAASAIDAALGKSEELVDHYLPMTEEELAELATTPVEGSGEAPVEQRSYYVRLGSLSSTLRQRAYQHALGKMRQARQRTLEALSQLQQIIDLINHAKQAVDQKLHNGQDRLHQMWLQCCRGKLEGQKEPDSAKQVEAQALATSQSLTQQLKTTCLTLLGSIQGLPSTIQDKAQQVSSSIEELQASFSSASCFQDLSSSALARGREMVTKAQESLDELLEYVMQNIPLDWIVGPFAPAGDSTSSSGHGGEEGKKVEA
- the LOC119856384 gene encoding perilipin-3-like isoform X6, with protein sequence MSAKENEPQVEIQAEEQQTAADRVAGLPLVSSACEMASASYAATKETHPAIKAVCEVAETGVRAIASAAITRAQPILDQLEPQVAAANEYACRGLDRMEEQLPILQQPIEKVALDAQDLVRVTMVGARDAVCSTVTEAKDAVTSMVGVAQGAVQESVEVTKSAVTSSMSTVMGSSIGQMAASAIDAALGKSEELVDHYLPMTEEELAELATTPVEGSGEAPVEQRSYYVRLGSLSSTLRQRAYQHALGKMRQARQRTLEALSQLQQIIDLINHAKQAVDQKLHNGQDRLHQMWLQCCRGKLEGQKEPDSAKVEAQALATSQSLTQQLKTTCLTLLGSIQGLPSTIQDKAQQVSSSIEELQASFSSASCFQDLSSSALARGREMVTKAQESLDELLEYVMQNIPLDWIVGPFAPAGDSTSSSGHGGEEGKKVEA
- the LOC119856384 gene encoding perilipin-3-like isoform X2, with protein sequence MKNSPLYLRTSHSTMSAKENEPQVEIQAEEQQTAADRVAGLPLVSSACEMASASYAATKETHPAIKAVCEVAETGVRAIASAAITRAQPILDQLEPQVAAANEYACRGLDRMEEQLPILQQPIEKVALDAQDLVRVTMVGARDAVCSTVTEAKDAVTSMVGVAQGAVQESVEVTKSAVTSSMSTVMGSSIGQMAASAIDAALGKSEELVDHYLPMTEEELAELATTPVEGSGEAPVEQRSYYVRLGSLSSTLRQRAYQHALGKMRQARQRTLEALSQLQQIIDLINHAKQAVDQKLHNGQDRLHQMWLQCCRGKLEGQKEPDSAKQVEAQALATSQSLTQQLKTTCLTLLGSIQGLPSTIQDKAQQVSSSIEELQASFSSASCFQDLSSSALARGREMVTKAQESLDELLEYVMQNIPLDWIVGPFAPAGDSTSSSGHGGEEGKKVEA
- the LOC119856384 gene encoding perilipin-3-like isoform X4 — its product is MSAKENEPQVEIQAEEQQTAADRVAGLPLVSSACEMASASYAATKETHPAIKAVCEVAETGVRAIASAAITRAQPILDQLEPQVAAANEYACRGLDRMEEQLPILQQPIEKVALDAQDLVRVTMVGARDAVCSTVTEAKDAVTSMVGVAQGAVQESVEVTKSAVTSSMSTVMGSSIGQMAASAIDAALGKSEELVDHYLPMTEEELAELATTPVEGSGEAPVEQRSYYVRLGSLSSTLRQRAYQHALGKMRQARQRTLEALSQLQQIIDLINHAKQAVDQKLHNGQDRLHQMWLQCCRGKLEGQKEPDSAKSPSFSFQQVEAQALATSQSLTQQLKTTCLTLLGSIQGLPSTIQDKAQQVSSSIEELQASFSSASCFQDLSSSALARGREMVTKAQESLDELLEYVMQNIPLDWIVGPFAPAGDSTSSSGHGGEEGKKVEA
- the LOC119856384 gene encoding perilipin-3-like isoform X3, whose translation is MKNSPLYLRTSHSTMSAKENEPQVEIQAEEQQTAADRVAGLPLVSSACEMASASYAATKETHPAIKAVCEVAETGVRAIASAAITRAQPILDQLEPQVAAANEYACRGLDRMEEQLPILQQPIEKVALDAQDLVRVTMVGARDAVCSTVTEAKDAVTSMVGVAQGAVQESVEVTKSAVTSSMSTVMGSSIGQMAASAIDAALGKSEELVDHYLPMTEEELAELATTPVEGSGEAPVEQRSYYVRLGSLSSTLRQRAYQHALGKMRQARQRTLEALSQLQQIIDLINHAKQAVDQKLHNGQDRLHQMWLQCCRGKLEGQKEPDSAKVEAQALATSQSLTQQLKTTCLTLLGSIQGLPSTIQDKAQQVSSSIEELQASFSSASCFQDLSSSALARGREMVTKAQESLDELLEYVMQNIPLDWIVGPFAPAGDSTSSSGHGGEEGKKVEA
- the LOC119856384 gene encoding perilipin-3-like isoform X1: MKNSPLYLRTSHSTMSAKENEPQVEIQAEEQQTAADRVAGLPLVSSACEMASASYAATKETHPAIKAVCEVAETGVRAIASAAITRAQPILDQLEPQVAAANEYACRGLDRMEEQLPILQQPIEKVALDAQDLVRVTMVGARDAVCSTVTEAKDAVTSMVGVAQGAVQESVEVTKSAVTSSMSTVMGSSIGQMAASAIDAALGKSEELVDHYLPMTEEELAELATTPVEGSGEAPVEQRSYYVRLGSLSSTLRQRAYQHALGKMRQARQRTLEALSQLQQIIDLINHAKQAVDQKLHNGQDRLHQMWLQCCRGKLEGQKEPDSAKSPSFSFQQVEAQALATSQSLTQQLKTTCLTLLGSIQGLPSTIQDKAQQVSSSIEELQASFSSASCFQDLSSSALARGREMVTKAQESLDELLEYVMQNIPLDWIVGPFAPAGDSTSSSGHGGEEGKKVEA